In a single window of the Elaeis guineensis isolate ETL-2024a chromosome 6, EG11, whole genome shotgun sequence genome:
- the LOC105046898 gene encoding thiamine thiazole synthase, chloroplastic: MATMATSSLASKPKTSLLDHHHHHSSFHGLALPSRVSAAAAGRSPNSRSLFISASAATPKYDLNSIRFDPIKESIVSREMTRRYMTDMITHADTDVVVIGAGSAGLSCAYELSKDASVQVAIVEQSVSPGGGAWLGGQLFSAMVVRKPAHLFLDELGVPYDEQDSYVVIKHAALFTSTIMSRLLARPNVKLFNAVAAEDLIVKEGRVGGVVTNWALVSMNHDTQSCMDPNVMESKVVVSSCGHDGPFGATGVKRLKDIGMIDSVPGMKALDMNSAEDAIVRLTREIVPGMIVTGMEVAEIDGAPRMGPTFGAMMISGQKAAHLALKALGRPNALDGTIGTEQVHPEMVLASSDGGDVVDA, translated from the exons ATGGCGACCATGGCTACCTCCTCCCTAGCCTCCAAGCCCAAGACCTCCCTCCtcgaccaccaccaccaccactccTCCTTCCACGGCCTCGCCCTCCCCTCCCGCGTCTCCGCCGCTGCAGCCGGCCGCTCCCCGAATTCACGCAGCCTCTTCATCTCCGCCTCCGCCGCCACCCCCAAGTACGACCTCAACTCCATCCGCTTCGACCCCATCAAGGAGTCGATCGTCTCCCGCGAGATGACCCGGCGCTACATGACGGACATGATCACCCACGCCGACACCGACGTCGTCGTCATCGGGGCCGGCTCCGCGGGGCTCTCCTGCGCTTACGAGCTCTCGAAGGACGCCTCCGTCCAAGTCGCCATCGTGGAGCAGTCCGTCTCCCCCGGCGGCGGCGCCTGGCTTGGCGGCCAGCTCTTCTCTGCCATGGTGGTCCGGAAGCCCGCCCACCTCTTCCTCGACGAGCTCGGCGTCCCCTACGATGAGCAGGACTCGTACGTGGTCATCAAGCACGCGGCGCTGTTCACCTCCACCATCATGAGCCGCCTCCTCGCCCGCCCCAACGTCAAGCTCTTCAACGCGGTGGCGGCGGAGGACCTGATCGTGAAGGAGGGGAGGGTCGGCGGAGTGGTCACCAACTGGGCTCTGGTGTCGATGAACCACGACACCCAGTCGTGTATGGATCCGAACGTGATGGAGTCCAAGGTGGTGGTGAGCTCCTGCGGGCATGATGGCCCGTTCGGAGCTACGGGAGTGAAGCGGTTGAAGGACATCGGGATGATCGACTCGGTCCCGGGTATGAAGGCGCTCGACATGAACTCGGCGGAGGACGCGATCGTCCGCCTCACCAGGGAGATCGTCCCCGGGATGATCGTTACCGGCATGGAGGTCGCCGAGATCGACGGCGCCCCAagaatg GGACCGACTTTTGGGGCGATGATGATATCGGGGCAGAAGGCGGCGCATCTGGCGTTGAAGGCTCTGGGGAGGCCGAACGCGTTGGACGGGACCATCGGAACGGAGCAGGTGCATCCGGAGATGGTGTTGGCCTCATCGGACGGTGGAGATGTGGTGGATGCTTAG
- the LOC105046900 gene encoding pentatricopeptide repeat-containing protein At3g49740, whose protein sequence is MKCPTCSFQCLLPLPSNLTQNPTQLLITLNALLSKLTRSHRCSQALCLFSHIHASYHISPDHYSLASALAACARLRAATAGAQLHSLALRSALLSFTHVANSLLSFYANIHGPDPTRHLFGAIPNPDVYSYTTLISAYAKAGRFQEAVQLFDGMPKRNTAAWNAMITGFVHHGYEEFALKMFLRMHRLGVGLDKYTFASVMGLCGSPELVSLGRQLHSMVIKTGILELRVSVINALVTMYFDCGLVMDAWEVFGEAMVRDEITYNALIAGLVRLGRDVEALMVFKEMKKESFLLPTELTFASVLSACLSREIGTQVHAQVIRMGLEDSVLVANAVVTMYSNCGDLVSAEQAFEMIHEKDIVSWNALITGYSQENCYEPAVGVYHQMQKAGIEPDEFTYGSLLACSRIAADVKMIQALVIKNGFITSTEDCNAIISAYAKCGEIASSYQVFNEMPSRNIISWNSIISGYVLSGFPVRSLEIFSALIKSRLMPNSYTLSTVLSTCATMPARKHGKEVHAYILRDVTKCDTLLMNSLVTMYGKCGELDYGSKVFDGMLQRDIVSWNVIISAYAQNGDGHEAIHYFKMMQKSGIIPDNATFTSVLSACSHAGLVEEGRVIFTSMVQDYGIEPGVDHYSCIIDLLGRAGYLEEAERLINSMPCRVDSHIWWALLSACSTHGNARLGRIAAKFLLETEPENPTIYVLLSNIIAADGKWEEASSLRDRMQRNGVAKKPGCSWIEDIQSTTDSW, encoded by the coding sequence ATGAAGTGTCCAACATGCTCATTCCAATGCTTGCTACCCCTTCCCAGTAATCTAACTCAAAATCCCACCCAACTCCTCATCACCCTCAACGCACTCCTCTCCAAACTCACCCGCTCCCACCGCTGCTCCCAAGCCCTCTGCCTCTTCTCCCACATCCACGCCTCCTACCACATTTCCCCCGACCACTACTCCCTCGCGTCCGCCCTCGCCGCTTGCGCCCGCCTCCGCGCCGCCACCGCGGGTGCCCAGCTCCACTCCCTCGCCCTCCGCTCCGCCCTCCTCTCCTTCACCCACGTCGCCAACTCCCTTCTCTCCTTCTACGCCAACATCCACGGTCCCGACCCCACTCGCCACCTGTTCGGCGCCATTCCCAACCCCGACGTCTACTCTTATACCACTCTTATATCGGCATACGCCAAGGCCGGTCGTTTTCAGGAGGCTGTCCAGCTGTTCGATGGAATGCCCAAAAGAAACACCGCAGCGTGGAACGCCATGATAACGGGCTTTGTTCATCATGGCTACGAAGAGTTTGCTCTTAAAATGTTTCTCAGAATGCACCGATTGGGTGTCGGGCTTGACAAGTACACCTTTGCTAGCGTCATGGGTTTGTGTGGTTCGCCAGAGCTGGTGAGTCTGGGGAGGCAGTTGCATTCGATGGTTATAAAAACTGGGATTTTGGAGCTCAGGGTTTCAGTGATCAATGCTCTCGTAACAATGTATTTTGATTGCGGTTTGGTTATGGATGCTTGGGAGGTGTTTGGAGAAGCCATGGTACGTGATGAGATCACTTATAATGCTCTTATAGCAGGGTTGGTGAGGTTGGGAAGAGATGTGGAGGCTTTAATGGTATTTAAAGAGATGAAGAAAGAAAGTTTTTTGTTGCCAACTGAATTGACCTTCGCAAGTGTTTTAAGTGCTTGTTTGTCGAGGGAAATCGGGACTCAAGTCCATGCTCAGGTCATTAGAATGGGTCTTGAAGATTCTGTTTTAGTAGCTAATGCTGTGGTAACTATGTATTCCAACTGTGGAGATCTAGTCAGTGCTGAACAAGCTTTTGAGATGATCCATGAGAAGGATATTGTTTCATGGAATGCTTTAATTACAGGTTATAGTCAGGAGAATTGTTATGAGCCGGCTGTTGGAGTATATCATCAAATGCAGAAGGCTGGAATTGAGCCAGATGAGTTCACCTACGGGAGCTTATTAGCTTGCTCGAGGATTGCAGCCGATGTCAAGATGATTCAAGCACTAGTCATTAAGAATGGCTTCATCACAAGTACTGAAGATTGTAATGCCATAATATCAGCATATGCCAAATGTGGAGAGATTGCAAGTTCTTATCAGGTCTTTAACGAGATGCCATCCAGGAATATAATCTCCTGGAATTCAATTATATCAGGATATGTGCTGAGTGGGTTTCCAGTAAGGAGCCTAGAAATATTTTCAGCCCTAATTAAGTCAAGATTAATGCCAAATTCCTACACTTTGAGCACTGTGTTAAGCACTTGTGCCACCATGCCAGCTCGTAAACATGGAAAGGAGGTTCATGCTTACATTCTTAGAGATGTTACCAAGTGTGACACATTATTAATGAACTCCCTTGTTACAATGTATGGAAAGTGTGGGGAATTGGATTACGGTTCTAAAGTTTTTGATGGGATGTTGCAAAGAGATATTGTTTCTTGGAATGTCATAATTTCTGCTTATGCACAGAATGGAGATGGACATGAAGCCATTCACTACTTTAAAATGATGCAAAAATCAGGAATTATACCTGATAATGCCACCTTTACTTCTGTTCTTTCTGCTTGTAGCCATGCTGGTTTGGTTGAAGAGGGCCGTGTTATCTTCACTTCTATGGTTCAAGACTATGGGATAGAGCCTGGAGTAGATCACTACTCTTGTATTATTGATCTTTTAGGCCGAGCAGGGTATCTAGAGGAGGCAGAAAGACTAATAAACAGTATGCCTTGCAGAGTTGATTCTCACATCTGGTGGGCATTGCTTAGCGCTTGTAGCACTCATGGTAATGCAAGGCTGGGAAGAATTGCTGCTAAGTTTCTTCTGGAAACCGAACCAGAGAATCCAACAATATATGTTCTCTTATCCAATATAATTGCTGCTGATGGTAAGTGGGAAGAAGCATCAAGTCTAAGGGACCGGATGCAAAGGAATGGAGTGGCAAAAAAGCCAGGGTGCAGCTGGATTGAAGATATTCAGTCAACAACAGACTCATGGTGA
- the LOC140858555 gene encoding probable dolichyl-diphosphooligosaccharide--protein glycosyltransferase subunit 3, translating into MDPRNPLLLLFLAIPALISLSFATSPSADDLVAELETLRAQSPSGVIHLDDRAVSRFLTSTPVPRPYSLIIFFDASQLRSKPDLHLTQLRSEFALVSSSFTDHHASSPAASLRVFFCDIEFQESQASFSLFGVTALPHVRYVGPHHHSPRDSESMDQSGFSRLAESMAEFVEAKTKLPVGPIVRPPPISPRQIAFLAVALLISAPFLIKRILEGDTMLHDRRFWMALAVFVYFFSVAGTMHNIIRKMPMFLQDRNDPDRLIFFYQGSGMQLGAEGFAVGFLYTIVGLIVAFATHVLVRLRNTTAQRGVMLVVMLVAFWAVKKVIHLDNWKTGYSVHAFWPTSWR; encoded by the coding sequence ATGGATCCCCGaaaccccctcctcctcctcttcctcgctATCCCCGCCCTCATCTCCCTCTCCTTCGCCACCTCCCCCAGCGCCGACGACCTGGTGGCGGAGCTGGAGACCCTCCGGGCCCAGTCCCCTTCCGGTGTCATCCACCTCGACGACCGCGCTGTCTCCCGCTTCCTCACCTCCACCCCCGTCCCCCGCCCCTACTCCCTCATCATATTCTTCGACGCCTCCCAGCTCCGCTCCAAGCCCGACCTCCACCTCACCCAACTCCGCTCCGAGTTCGCCCTCGTCTCATCCTCCTTCACCGACCACCACGCCTCCTCACCCGCCGCCTCCCTTCGCGTCTTCTTCTGCGACATCGAGTTCCAAGAATCCCAGGCCTCCTTTTCCCTCTTCGGCGTCACCGCCCTCCCCCACGTCCGCTATGTCGGTCCCCACCACCACTCCCCCCGCGACTCCGAATCCATGGACCAGTCCGGCTTCTCTCGCCTCGCCGAGTCCATGGCCGAGTTCGTCGAGGCCAAGACCAAGCTCCCCGTCGGCCCCATCGTCCGCCCTCCCCCGATTTCCCCTCGACAAATCGCCTTCTTGGCCGTCGCCCTCCTGATCTCGGCGCCGTTCCTGATCAAGAGGATCCTCGAGGGGGACACGATGCTACACGACCGCCGGTTCTGGATGGCACTCGCCGTGTTCGTCTACTTCTTCAGCGTCGCCGGCACGATGCACAACATAATCCGCAAGATGCCGATGTTCTTGCAGGACCGCAACGATCCAGATCGGCTCATCTTCTTCTACCAGGGCTCGGGGATGCAGCTCGGTGCGGAGGGGTTCGCGGTGGGGTTTCTCTACACAATCGTCGGGCTGATCGTGGCGTTCGCGACACATGTGCTGGTGAGGCTGAGGAACACGACGGCGCAGAGGGGGGTCATGCTGGTGGTGATGCTGGTGGCTTTCTGGGCGGTGAAGAAGGTGATCCATTTGGATAATTGGAAGACCGGGTACAGCGTGCATGCCTTCTGGCCGACCAGCTGGAGGTGA
- the LOC105046899 gene encoding pentatricopeptide repeat-containing protein At4g21170 produces MLVRSPHLRRLSTLPTSLKWRNQFRQRALASQISSLLLQRKDWTPLLRSKPSLPTPLASNLFLQILTGTQSQPEISLRFFNWAKSNLGFHPDLRSLSKMVQILVDSDILYPAKHLLDPLLRSEPFSAVLESILRASTSQDSQSRVLSFVLESYANLGSIVNGLEIFRKIRVLGCQASTSGCNALLDALSSADRIRTAWCYYAAVVRTGTLPDSKTWALLAKLLCKEGKLERVVGLLRLGYCGSSAYDLVMDCYCRRREFGAAIGLLNEMYKGNLRPSFGTYSSILDGGCKFGDVGVIDSMLREMVVRELLPTVPVLDYDWVIRRLCVQGKTYAAEMFFERAQEKKIKLEKDLYLCMLRALSKEGRVEEAMRMYRVMSKEGVSVNPKCCVEFLSGICKGEPSEDVDGVLRDVIGGGGFVPNVADLSNYIAAQCSKGRWKEASELLDLALEKGISLDASCCCTLVEHYCSKGLLDSVIGLHDKMKKLGGCFDVKSYHLLLKALFEERRIEQTIRVFDYMREKNVLSSHSFVIMITALCREKEMRKAMNVHDEMLKVGLKPDDATYKHLISRFV; encoded by the coding sequence ATGCTCGTCAGATCCCCTCACCTCCGCCGTCTCTCCACTCTCCCGACCTCCCTCAAATGGCGCAACCAATTCCGCCAGCGAGCCCTCGCCTCCCAAATCTCCTCCCTCCTCCTCCAGCGCAAGGACTGGACCCCTCTCCTCCGATCCAAACCCTCTCTCCCCACCCCCCTCGCCTCCAATCTCTTCCTCCAAATCCTCACCGGAACCCAATCCCAGCCCGAGATCTCCCTCCGCTTCTTCAATTGGGCCAAATCCAACCTAGGGTTCCACCCCGACCTTCGATCCCTCTCCAAGATGGTCCAAATCCTCGTCGATTCCGACATCCTCTATCCCGCGAAGCACCTCCTCGATCCGCTTCTCCGATCGGAGCCTTTTTCAGCGGTGCTCGAGTCCATTCTCCGCGCCTCCACCTCTCAGGACTCCCAATCTAGGGTTCTCAGTTTCGTTCTTGAATCTTATGCTAATCTGGGATCCATTGTGAATGGCTTggaaatttttagaaaaattagGGTTTTGGGGTGTCAGGCGTCGACCAGCGGCTGCAATGCGCTGCTCGATGCATTGTCCTCTGCCGATAGGATCCGAACAGCGTGGTGTTATTATGCTGCCGTCGTCAGGACTGGGACTTTGCCGGATTCTAAAACGTGGGCTCTTCTTGCTAAGCTTCTTTGCAAGGAAGGGAAGCTTGAGAGGGTTGTTGGGTTGCTGCGTTTGGGTTATTGCGGTTCCTCGGCTTATGATTTGGTTATGGACTGTTACTGTAGGAGAAGGGAGTTTGGAGCTGCCATTGGCCTATTGAATGAGATGTATAAGGGGAACCTGAGGCCGAGCTTTGGTACTTATAGCTCGATTCTTGATGGTGGATGTAAATTTGGGGATGTTGGAGTCATCGATTCGATGCTGAGAGAAATGGTGGTGAGAGAATTGTTGCCGACCGTCCCGGTCTTGGATTATGATTGGGTTATCAGAAGGCTTTGTGTGCAGGGGAAGACATATGCAGCAGAGATGTTCTTTGAGAGAGCTCAGGAGAAAAAGATTAAATTGGAGAAGGATTTATACTTGTGTATGCTGAGGGCATTATCCAAGGAAGGAAGAGTGGAAGAAGCGATGAGAATGTATAGGGTTATGTCAAAAGAGGGTGTTTCAGTGAATCCCAAATGCTGCGTTGAGTTCCTGAGTGGGATTTGTAAGGGAGAGCCATCGGAGGACGTCGATGGAGTACTCAGGGATGTGATTGGAGGAGGTGGTTTTGTGCCTAATGTTGCTGACCTTTCGAACTACATAGCTGCTCAGTGTAGTAAGGGTAGGTGGAAAGAAGCTAGTGAGCTTTTGGATCTTGCTCTTGAGAAGGGTATTTCGCTTGATGCTTCTTGTTGTTGCACTTTGGTGGAGCATTATTGCAGCAAGGGGCTTCTTGATTCTGTGATTGGACTGCATGATAAGATGAAGAAATTAGGTGGATGTTTCGATGTAAAATCTTATCACTTACTTCTTAAAGCATTGTTTGAGGAAAGGAGGATTGAACAAACCATCAGAGTTTTTGACTATATGCGAGAGAAAAATGTGTTAAGTAGTCATAGTTTTGTAATTATGATAACCGCACTTTGTCGTGAAAAGGAGATGAGGAAGGCCATGAATGTTCATGATGAGATGCTGAAGGTGGGGCTTAAGCCTGATGATGCCACTTACAAGCATCTAATTTCTCGATTTGTGTAA